Proteins co-encoded in one Cataglyphis hispanica isolate Lineage 1 chromosome 4, ULB_Chis1_1.0, whole genome shotgun sequence genomic window:
- the LOC126849017 gene encoding NADH dehydrogenase [ubiquinone] 1 beta subcomplex subunit 2, mitochondrial-like, with the protein MIISRGLNLLRVGYRGSQSKVPTTNLRSVRLSHDDYHGTYRNQIPPVEKIWIYGAEIMGGLMWWWVLWHFWHDFGHIVGEFPYPDPSKWTDEELGIPPDDYEEPATRV; encoded by the exons atgataatttcacgaggattgaatttattaagagTTGGCTATAGAGGTAGCCAAAGTAAAGTTCCAACGACGAATTTACGATCCGTTAGATTAAGTCATGa TGATTATCATGGGACATATCGCAATCAAATCCCACCAGTGGAAAAGATATGGATATATGGAGCTGAAATTATGGGAGGCTTAATGTGGTGGTGGGTATTATGGCATTTCTGGCATGATTTTGGTCACATTGTT ggAGAGTTTCCATATCCAGATCCTTCTAAATGGACAGACGAAGAATTAGGTATACCGCCAGATGATTATGAAGAGCCTGCGACTCGTGTATAG